Proteins encoded together in one Branchiostoma lanceolatum isolate klBraLanc5 chromosome 11, klBraLanc5.hap2, whole genome shotgun sequence window:
- the LOC136444687 gene encoding beta-1,4 N-acetylgalactosaminyltransferase 1-like, which translates to MSVLWRKMVAGMSVLFVVNTLVVFIYLWRDARCTCSRREQAPISRPPLRPCVLSSDQTENGLSTIQRTQNSSRTPYDECVMVRKLRQDEQDSIPFVPRGTFQQTLSHVSAEHSCNQNDATQPARIVFGSRWSEIRERRQVAKNRHINRSLHFQESHQYIDSWSPLSYPASLRVSPGNITKLQGIRVAWLEEYVSDSWLKEVRLSCHLGSLVFSADVPDVTVIGDNSSDVTVTSLDIHHINRQLEFLYYHSLSEKTLATDEVQVQFGSYKTTITVRIQHFPMFHLYDHGEDNFVKDRVTVITKTYLRYSVLRKLIESVNQYFAGVKIIVADDSDKFEDLGDYKNVDHYKMPAQKGWFAGRNLALSQVTTEYFFWLDDDMIFTEKTDLKFMMNFLDKTGYHIVGGRLEDSELTFAQRYDYIPTNTDDGGCLSRKEGSYKVIPGYPTCSSTDIVLNVFMGETQTVRSVGFEPNPVYARAAHSEFFADGLGKFRVASCTNVEVKHLGDTSNRRYNKARHTGGTLNYYKLKYIYFRNNLFNLLIK; encoded by the exons ATGTCGGTTCTATGGAGAAAGATGGTCGCAGGGATGTCCGTTCTCTTTGTGGTGAACACGCTGGttgtctttatttatttatggcGGGACGCACGTTGTACGTGCAGCCGGCGGGAGCAAGCCCCGATTTCACGGCCACCATTACGGCCGTGTGTTTTATCCAGCGACCAAACGGAGAACGGGTTATCGACGATACAAAGAACACAAAATAGTTCACGAACACCCTACGATGAATGTGTAATGGTGAGGAAGCTACGACAAGACGAACAGGACAGCATACCGTTTGTGCCAAGGGGGACGTTTCAGCA GACATTGTCACATGTTTCAGCAGAGCACAGTTGCAATCAGAATGACGCCACACAGCCAGCAAGAATTGTCTTTGGTTCTCGCTGGAGCGAAATCAGAGAAAGACGCCAAGTTGCCAAAAATAGACACATCAACAG AagtttacattttcaagaaagccaCCAGTATATTGACTCGTGGTCTCCTCTGAGCTACCCTGCCAGTCTGAGGGTCAGTCCGGGGAACATCACAAAACTTCAAG GTATTCGCGTTGCATGGCTTGAAGAATACGTCAGCGACTCATGGCTTAAAGAG GTGAGGCTATCGTGTCACCTCGGTTCTCTGGTGTTCAGTGCCGATGTCCCGGATGTGACTGTGATTGGAGACAACAgtagtgacgtcacagtgacGTCATTAGACATCCATCACATCAATCGACAGTTAGAGTTTCTGTACTACCACAGTTTGTCGGAGAAAACTCTAGCAACGGACGAAG ttcAAGTCCAGTTTGGCTCCTACAAGACCACTATCACAGTAAGGATCCAGCATTTTCCGATGTTCCACTTGTATGACCACGGAGAAG ACAACTTTGTAAAAGACAGAGTCACAGTGATCACTAAGACCTACCTGCGCTACTCAGTCTTGAGAAAACTCATCGAGTCCGTGAACCAGTATTTCGCGGGAGTAAAGATTATCGTAGCAGACGACAGCGACAAGTTTGAGGACCTCGGTGATTATAAGAATGTTGACCACTACAAAATGCCTGCTCAGAAG GGTTGGTTTGCCGGTCGCAACCTTGCCTTGTCCCAAGTCACCACCGAATACTTCTTCTGGCTCGATGACGACATGATCTTTACCGAGAAGACGGACTTGAAGTTTATGATGAATTTCTTAGACAAAACAGGATATCACATT gtCGGAGGTCGTCTAGAAGACAGTGAGCTTACCTTCGCGCAAAGGTACGACTATATCCCGACCAACACTGACGACGGCGGCTGTCTCAGCCGAAAGGAGGGGTCATACAAGGTTATTCCCGGCTATCCGACCTGTTCATCTACCGACATCGTGCTGAACGTGTTTATGGGAGAGACACAGACGGTCCGGTCGGTCGGGTTCGAACCGAACCCTGTGTACGCCCGAGCCGCCCATAGCG AGTTCTTCGCGGATGGTCTGGGGAAGTTCCGCGTCGCTTCTTGCACCAACGTAGAAGTCAAGCATCTTGGCGACACGTCCAACCGACGGTACAACAAAGCCAGGCACACCGGAGGAACCCTCAATTACTACAAACTGAAATACATCTACTTCAGAAATAACTTGTTCAACCTCCTGATAAAGTAA
- the LOC136444688 gene encoding zinc finger protein 761-like, translating into MDKSIKEPPVKELPYSGNKRSRRKKWTTDKGKQQDRETDILLEKTYGGNFAQWNGKVSSHVQAHTEPMESDCAKHDKRTPFVCEECGYKATYRSGFLQHMRRHTGEKPHRCDQCDFSTAWKSHLKRHMVTHTGEKRFMCGICGHRTPDKANIVRHIRRHTGEKPFKCDQCDYSSADKGNLDRHILKHTGEKPYMCGECGFRTAYKSELTIHMRKHTGERPYKCDKCDYSAAQKRHVDIHSFKHTGGKPFKCDQCDHSAVRRSDLDKHMLVHTGEKPYMCGECDFRTANRSNLAVHMKQHTGEKPFICGVCGYRAAQSTKLSRHMRKHTGEKPHKCDQCSYSTTRKNILDRHRIKHNAEQAYICGECGFRATQKDQLLLHMRMHVVEKNCKYDPCDLSSAQKCILDRHKVTDTVEQTHICGQCGFKATQKDFLLLHMRMHIESRTYKCHKCDFSTSQKCISDQHKAKHIGEQTHICGECGLKATQKDHMLLHMKMHIDEKNYKCVPCKVSTS; encoded by the coding sequence ATGGACAAGTCGATAAAGGAGCCTCCTGTTAAAGAACTGCCATATTCTGGGAACAAGAGAAGCAGGCGGAAGAAGTGGACAACAGATAAGGGAAAGCAGCAGGACAGGGAAACGGACATTTTATTGGAGAAAACATATGGAGGAAACTTTGCCCAGTGGAATGGGAAAGTCTCATCACATGTACAGGCTCATACAGAACCGATGGAAAGTGATTGTGCAAAGCATGATAAGAGAACACCATTTGTATGTGAAGAATGTGGATACAAGGCAACTTACAGATCTGgatttctgcaacatatgagaAGGCATACAGGTGAAAAGCCTCACAGGTGCGATCAGTGTGACTTTTCTACAGCATGGAAAAGCCATCTAAAACGACATATGGTcacacacactggtgaaaaacgcTTCATGTGTGGAATTTGTGGGCACAGAACGCCTGATAAGGCCAATATCGTTCGACATATAAGGAggcacactggtgaaaaacctttcaagtgtgaccagtgcgattacTCTAGTGCAGATAAAGGGAATTTAGACCGACACATCctcaaacacactggtgagaaaccctacatgtgtggggagtgtgggttcaggacagcCTACAAGTCTGAGTTAACtatacatatgagaaaacatacaggtgagagaccatacaaatgtgacaaaTGTGACTACTCTGCTGCCCAAAAACGCCATGTAGATATTCACTCCTTTAAACACACTGGTGGGAAACCCTTCAAATGTGATCAATGCGACCATTCCGCTGTTCGAAGAAGCGATTTAGACAAACACATGCTTgtacacaccggtgagaaaccctacatgtgtggggagtgtgattTCAGGACGGCCAATAGGTCTAACCTAGCTGTGCATATGAAAcaacacacaggtgaaaaacccttcatCTGTGGAGTTTGCGGGTATAGAGCAGCTCAAAGTACCAAGTtgtcccgacatatgagaaaacatacaggtgagaaaccccacaaatgtgaccagtgcagcTATTCTACTACACGAAAAAACATTTTAGACCGACACAGGATCAAACACAATGCTGAACAAGCCTACATTTGTGGGGAATGCGGATTCAGGGCAACCCAAAAAGACCAGCTACTCCTGCATATGAGAATGCATGTtgtggaaaaaaattgcaaatatgACCCATGTGACTTATCTTCTGCACAGAAATGCATTTTAGACCGACACAAAGTGACTGACACTGTTGAGCAAACTCATATTTGTGGGCAGTGTGGATTCAAGGCAACTCAAAAGGACTTCCTACTTCTGCATATGAGAATGCATATTGAGTCAAGAActtacaaatgtcacaagtGTGACTTTTCCACTTCACAGAAATGTATTTCAGACCAACACAAGGCTAAACACATTGGTGAGCAAACCCACATATGCGGGGAGTGCGGACTCAAGGCGACTCAAAAGGACCATATGTTACTTCATATGAAGATGCATATTGAtgaaaaaaactacaaatgtgtCCCCTGCAAAGTATCTACATCATAA